In Lycium ferocissimum isolate CSIRO_LF1 chromosome 11, AGI_CSIRO_Lferr_CH_V1, whole genome shotgun sequence, a single genomic region encodes these proteins:
- the LOC132036395 gene encoding uncharacterized membrane protein At3g27390: MEVPVGFLAKLWSFISFLPFFFLLFILGLLKGLIIGPIVTVIISVGNSAVVIGLWPAHFIWTYFCVAKTKRLGWALKIALLVSLPVPLILWPIIAIIGSVLGGIGYGFFAPLIATFEAIGENIPCKVYHCFLDGCISTLKGSCTVVRDFTDFCFHSYFSYMDELSEEMHPDEKPIEVKLSKLPSCILVSLLAIPVDVPFITALAVWKSPFMLFRGWKRLLEDLIGREGPFLETVCVPFAGLAIFLWPLAVVGSVIASFFSSFALALYSGVVVHQEDSFRMGLAYILAAVSIFDEYTNDLLDMREGSCFSRPRYRRNMNSSGGLDSKKSIEQKIEKEGSRNLKLVSHGSKTLKQTIQQYTPMQVWGWLFKSCEVNGRILLREGLIDVKDIEECIVKGDCKKLGIKLPAWSILQCLLASAKSDSPGLIISDEVELTKSNWPKDKVFEWFLGPLLVMKEQIKKLQLTEDEESSLRTLVMVCKNERTEEWDNTGFPSTDAVRRAQLQAVIRRLQGIVGSLSRVPTFRRRFKNLVKVLYLEAIQIGLVADTDGGSSKAGHGWQQRLKGDKTNRDEGEQSEQSSRDGDSIV; encoded by the exons ATGGAAGTACCAGTAGGGTTCTTGGCTAAGCTTTGGAGCTTTATatcatttcttcctttcttcttcttgctcTTCATCCTTGGCCTTCTCAAAG GATTAATAATTGGCCCCATTGTGACAGTCATCATATCAGTTGGGAATTCAGCAGTTGTAATTGGACTATGGCCAGCACATTTTATCTGGACCTACTTCTGTGTTGCAAA AACCAAAAGGCTTGGATGGGCATTGAAGATTGCACTTCTGGTTTCATTGCCAGTTCCTCTTATTCTTTGGCCCATTATAGCCATTATTGGGAGTGTTCTTGGTGGGATAGGTTACGGTTTTTTCGCTCCTTTGATTGCAACTTTTGAGGCTATTGGAGAGAATATCCCTTGCAAGGTCTACCACTGCTTTCTG GATGGTTGTATTTCCACTCTTAAAGGGAGCTGCACAGTAGTTCGGGATTTTACAGACTTTTGCTTCCACTCTTACTTTTCTTACATGGACGAGCTTTCTGAGGAAATGCATCCAGATGAAAAACCTATAGAAGTGAA GTTGTCAAAGCTGCCAAGTTGCATTTTGGTTTCTCTGCTTGCAATTCCAGTGGATGTGCCGTTTATTACAGCTCTTGCTGTTTGGAAGAGCCCATTCATGCTGTTCAGAGGCTGGAAGAGGCTACTAGAAGACTTAATTGGAAGGGAGGGCCCATTTCTGGAGACTGTTTGTGTTCCTTTTGCTGGCCTTGCAATCTTTTTGTGGCCTTTAGCTGTTGTCGGATCTGTGATAGCATCCTTCTTTTCAAGTTTTGCTCTCGCACTTTACAGCGGGGTTGTGGTCCATCAG GAAGACTCATTTCGCATGGGACTTGCATACATCCTAGCAGCCGTTTCCATATTTGACGAATACACAAACGACCTACTTGACATGAGGGAAGGGTCATGCTTCTCAAG GCCTCGATATCGAAGAAATATGAACTCCTCTGGAGGCCTTGACAGTAAGAAATCAATTGAGCAGAAGATTGAAAAAGAAGGATCACGCAACTTGAAGCTTGTTTCGCATGGATCAAAAACCCTGAAACAGACAATCCAACAGTATACACCCATGCAG GTATGGGGTTGGCTCTTTAAATCCTGTGAGGTCAATGGAAGAATACTCCTACGTGAAGGCCTGATAGACGTCAAAGATATTGAGGAATGTATTGTGAAGGGGGACTGTAAGAAGCTAGGCATCAAATTACCTGCTTGGTCCATTCTACAGTGTCTGCTTGCATCTGCAAAATCGGACTCTCCGGGCCTGATAATTT CTGATGAAGTGGAATTGACAAAGTCTAACTGGCCAAAGGATAAAGTATTTGAGTGGTTCCTTGGGCCACTCTTAGTCATGAAGGAGCAAATAAAAAAGCTACAGTTGACAGAAGATGAAGAAAGTAGCCTGCGGACGTTGGTAATGGTGTGCAAAAATGAAAGAACGGAGGAATGGGATAACACGGGATTTCCATCCACCGATGCTGTGAGGAGAGCACAATTGCAAGCCGTAATTAGGAG GTTGCAGGGGATTGTTGGTTCGTTATCTCGGGTACCTACATTCAGAAGACGCTTCAAGAATTTGGTGAAGGTATTGTATTTGGAAGCAATCCAGATTGGTCTTGTGGCTGATACTGATGGTGGAAGCTCAAAAGCTGGACATGGATGGCAACAACGTTTAAAGGGGGACAAGACAAATAGAGACGAGGGAGAACAAAGTGAGCAAAGCAGCCGAGATGGTGATAGTATTGTTTGA